The following proteins are co-located in the Xiphophorus maculatus strain JP 163 A chromosome 24, X_maculatus-5.0-male, whole genome shotgun sequence genome:
- the LOC102228940 gene encoding OX-2 membrane glycoprotein-like isoform X1, with amino-acid sequence MCGPVLLLCLLLWILLATRGVAAVVQTQQTVSAALGKDATFICQLLETKVVSQVTWQKVSENTERNIGAYSENFGPSVYPEYKDKVQFTEAGLQKNSIVIRNVTEQDAGCYRCLFATFPDGNLIGRTCLKVYGSSEYSASYDRGVSKFTVRFSNEFCFFFFFFPFAEPHVFFLQHGFLLLQQWQPGIFYCPACTRNKKKYFQRTPQKMQACNSFLSITDRLIIFYQELLCWTSRRT; translated from the exons GTGTAGCAGCCGTGGTCCAAACTCAGCAGACTGTGTCAGCCGCACTGGGAAAAGATGCCACTTTCATCTGTCAGCTCCTGGAAACTAAAGTTGTCTCGCAGGTCACCTGGCAGAAGGTCTCAGAGAACACAGAGAGGAATATCGGCGCTTACTCCGAGAACTTTGGTCCATCGGTGTATCCAGAATATAAAGATAAAGTTCAGTTTACAGAAGCTGGACTGCAGAAGAACTCCATAGTTATCAGGAACGTCACAGAGCAGGATGCAGGATGTTATCGCTGCCTGTTCGCCACCTTCCCTGATGGAAATTTGATAGGGAGAACCTGCCTGAAGGTTTATG ggtCGTCTGAATATTCTGCGTCGTATGACAGAGGCGTCAGTAAGTTCACAGTCAGATTCTcaaatgagttttgttttttcttttttttttttccttttgctgaaCCACACGTCTTCTTCCTACAGCATGGCTTTCTACTGCTGCAGCAGTGGCAGCCTGGCATTTTTTACTGTCCTGCTTGTACTAG gaataagaaaaaatactttcaaaggACGCCACAGAAAATGCAAGCATGTAATTCATTCCTCAGTATCACAGATAGATTGATCATCTTTTACCAGGAATTACTATGCTGGACATCAAGGAGGACCTGA